A stretch of DNA from Diospyros lotus cultivar Yz01 chromosome 14, ASM1463336v1, whole genome shotgun sequence:
tgggcctcattaagAAACACAAACCCAACAGATCTTGCCACTGTAACAAATGGTGCTCAGCTCACACAGGTAAGACACAAATATGGGTAGCTATGATGTACAGAAAAGTTTTGGAAGTATCGttttgacatatatatatatattttttatttatgcatatctttatgtttttattttttaattttttaaaaaatatcatttctccATTTTCGTTTACTATCGTATTTATTTCTATACAATTTAGATAGTTAACAATTTTCCTAGAGACCCGATATCGATAAATTCATTCTCTtgtgattaaaaatattaagactGTGCAAAAACAACTCTCTCTTGTACAGATAAAGATTCAGTTCCCAAATGGTGAATGGACAGAGCAAAGCTTCAATTCCACAGACAAGATACAAGCCATTTACGGACACATTGAATCACTGCTAATGAGAGGGATTGAAAACTACGAGCTAAGGTCAGGAGGAACGGTCTACGATCAGATGGGGATGACTCTGAGAGAAGCAGGTCTCCCTCCTAGAGCAACACTCTTCTTAGAGCTTAGGCGATCATAGGCGATCTTATTAGTtgtttgttttcaaaagaatgTCCCCAACAACAACACCTTGTTTGTTGGCACATTTAGAGTTCTTAGTTACATAATTTTGGCGTAAAAAATGTGATCTGAATGATGTGATCCTAATATTTTTATggttataaattattttctattaatatcTTTTACGTTACATGTTTATTCGATTCAAATTGAAGATCAAATTAGTTACAGTCGGGACCCCTTTGGCCtgattctaaatatttttttacttaccttttagtataaaattcaaaaaaaaaaaaaaagatatgcacatatatttatatatatataattcaaataaaaattatgaaaaaaacctaaacaagaatcaacaaaatgtgacatttttaataatatattatatgtacatgtatattattattaataattagtaaataatattattattttcaacaagTTTTTAATCTTAGACTTATTTCGAATCATATTCGAACTGGATCAAAAACCATTTAAAAGCTAATAACTTGAACGAAGACCAAACTAACATCCAACCTATCTTAAGttgaattatttggttcatatCGAAATTTAAAGACTCTAATAAATTATTGTCTTTGTAGTTAGGAGTGTACAAATGATCTGTTCAATTACTAAAATCGATCGAAATTCACTAATCGATTAAATCAAACTGATGAGCAAAACTAAATTGAACCAAtcaattaactcaaaaaattgaactaattaataattgaaaaaaattgaatccaAACCTTATAAATTCAACCGAAccaattaaactatataaaaaaaatcaaattaactgacaaaaaacaaacaaaattgaacgttttataaacatcaaaataacattattttaaaatttgatcaatttggttcttccaaccaaaaaatcaaatcaaaaaccaattttttgagaaaaattaaccgaattaatttaagaaaaaattcaaataaaaccaaATTAGTTGAGGTAAATCGAGTTTTACTCTTCCCCTATTTGTAGCACATGTCTCGTTGCAAATGAGAGCCCTTAGACTCATTGCAAATGACCCAAGTACAAATGGGTCTCAAATTATAATTGGGTTAAGCTCCATAGCATGCTTAGTAAGAGTAATAGGTGTCTATAATgcttataatatattaaatgatatatgtgttatttttttttatttgtaagatttAATCGATATTTATTCGGATAGGAAAAGAGAAAACCatatttacaaaatatcaaataaaaaattacgtgactttatttttcaaagattataagataaatttaacaaacacattataaataacaaacaaaTTAGAATGCtttatatttcttaaatttttcattttatatcttaattaacaaagattacataaatgaataaatacCAATCAACTAGTTGCTACTTTTTCCAATTCAACCATGGGGTAATCTAATTTAGTTCgttaaaataataatcttatcccttaactcttaacaaaatataaaattaattgagtgtatcgtaaaataaaaataaaaaattcataattattttaatttttctcaaagtGACACTTATATGTccgtttttactatttttagtaaaaacttagattaaattgttatataaattataataagtaTGTTATATTGTGCGTCCTTAAATTTTGTGAATTATACCATGCTATACCgtaactattaaattttactttttattaaaaatttcactcactctttttaatttttcataaaattatattaaagaaaattagcATGATATGCTTTAATATAACCATCAAAATGGCTTAATTGGGgatttagattaattttaacattaagtgATTTTAAGGtctatatttatgtatattatttcaatttttgttaataaattttgataaaaaaaattaactctaATAAACTGAAGCAAGCCGATCAATTAATCCAAAAAATCGAACTAATCGATAATCGAAAAAATCTACCTTAAACTATATAAATCGaacaaaattgattaaattaaaaaatgtaaaaaaaataaaaataaagtaacaGATAtaaaacatacaaaataaaaaaaatgatattattttataaatattaaaataatattattttaaaaattgatcgGGTCGATTAATTTAGTTCTttcaatcaaaaaatttaagtgaattgttacaagtaaaaaaataaattaataaaaaaaatttaaatcgaACGAACGGTTTGATTTTATTAGTTTcaataaatcaaacttttacTCTATGCTAATAGATAGTGATTGtggttataaaaattaaaatataatgattaatttGTTAGAAATAAGGAATAttgtaatttatcaaaataaaagaaaccaaCTGTAAAACAGCGTCacatgttctctctctctctctaattttccgGCGAAAAAATGGCGGTGCGGCTGTCGCCGTGTGTCCAACACCACTTCTCGCTGCCTTCGACTTCCAATAGATGCCCTGGACTTCGCAGGCTCTCGGTTCGGAGCTCCATCTCTACTCCAAACGAGTTCAGCAAGGTACCTACCAATTTCCCCACTGTATCTGTAATTGGCCTGGCAAATGGCATTGGCGTCACTCTACCTAGACTTACTTACCTAACATCAATAACTAGCTGGCTTTTGATTCATATACAACCTTGATATGTTATTTCCTTGGATAATGTTTGCTTTCCCATTCTGTTGTAACATCTGATTGGTGAATGACAAAATTGAAGGAAAGAGATGATGTAACAGAAAATGAACTTTGGGGCTTTATTGCATCGTAGTTCAAACCCGAAAATTTCAATCGGATATGCTATTTCCGTAGGAGAAACTAACATAAGGGGGATTTAATTATAGCGTTGTGTTTGTGTTGTTAGGTGTTTTCAATTACTAGAAGAGCAGCGGGGTTTAATTTTAGAGGTATATATTGATCTTAGGTGCTGTTCCTGCATTGCCTCTGAGAATTGAGAAATTTGTAATTTGCGATTGTTGTGTAATTTGGTTCTGTTCGGTTAACTGTTGGTTTATTGGATGACATAACAGTAATTCTCCTGCCGGCTTCTCATGGTAGCCACTTTCTTTGCAATGGTACAAGTGCTCGAGAGCTGCCATTCCTTGCCCTTTTAAGGGGGCAAACTATTCGTGAATACGCATAAAACTGGAGGATAGttgagatttaaaataataatataaaaagataaattgcCCCTGTCAAACATAGACTTTTAGATAAGATGGTGGTTAACATATAACAATTCAAtatgatagagcattcaaaggTTATGAGTTCAAACCTTAATGCCAACCCAATATTATACATGATTAGACCACTTATGCAATAAACCATTAAAATGAGTTAGCTTTTTATTACCCTTTTTGCAATAACATGTCTGACATCAGTGAaaacttctttttgttttgttgtataAATGATGATAATAATACTAGTAAACTAAGATGAGTGCTATATTTTATGAGAaaagttataaaattatatcttgaCTGAAGTCTTTTAATAATATCTcttgtttttagaaaaaaaaaaaagttataaatttgtaaattatgtACTCTCTCTTTCGAGTCATTGTATAGTTATATATTAAACTTaacttatttcttattttttttccccgCTTTGATTATGTAAATGTTTATGTTAGGGGTTAACTAACAAGATAATTCTGACATCCAAAAATCCCTTCGAGAGTTCCATGAAAATGATGgacattatctataaaaatcctaattctatTGGATCTCGGAATACCAGGGACACTTATCACAAAGGCCCTTGCTCTTTTATAAATAGACAAGCCCTTATTCTAAAAAGAATATGCCTCTAATATTGATTTCAATACTGCATTCAAGTTTTCAGTGAAGTTTAGTATCTAACATAAGTATTGAAATGTTTGCACGAGGACTGCCCTGCCTATTCTGatcattctctttcttataGAGTCTAAGCGGCTTGACGACGACGTTCTCagtaaataaattcattgttgtgttTGAGCGACAACACCTTTAATGCCTATGACTACAACCTCACTATGAGGGGATAATCCACTAATTAATAGTTTTGCATGGAGAAACTACAAAAGTCTACTAGTGCTCCCTCATCCAAATAATTGGTCACTCACACTCCAACTTATCTGGATGTCGCACTAACTTTGAGGGACAAACAACCACAGTAACTTGGTTACATCATCTCACAAATTACTAGTTTGGTCTGTCAACAACTAAACTAAGGGTGCCTATTTTGAGGCAACAAAATTAATCAGATTATTTCTCCTATTCCTATTCTCATCCCTATTCGCAATCAGATTGAGTTTTATTTGAGAGATTTCTATCTCTGTCAGacaaaaatttgagagatttatctctATCGGATTGGGTTTTATATCTCCTATCTCTATTTCAAACTTTCTGGTGAGCATCTTCACCTATAGCTTGCTTTCTCCCTTCACCAACAACCTCCTTGAATAAAGGCAATGgcaatacccccccccccccccccccaccctgGGTTTTGTGGGTCTCTTTAATAATTCTCCAAGAAACATCAACTACAAACTTCTCTCACTACCATTGGTCACTGGTCTTAGTGAACAAAAAGGCTTCTACCCTGTTTGTCGCAACTCGCATGTCTATGTAGAGATCTTCTTAGGACAACTCTCCTCTCTCTATGGTTGCCAGCGGCAAGCCTTCTTTCTTCAATTGTTGGTGGGTCTTCTCTCCCCATGGCTTGACCAGTTCTGTAAAAATAGAACTCtacttctccaatttttctttgcttGTGTTTTTGTTAACCTTTCTCACCAATCACAATCACTACAACTAATAAATTTGAtgccacttttttttttttttttgagggggggggggggttaactCTGATATCCTTTGTTAGGATTGATGGCACACACCATGCATAGAAATCGTGAGAAACAGGACACATAAAATTTAATGTGATTTGACCTCAATGCCTACGTCCTCAACAACTCTAACTGGATTAGGTCTCCTATACCTATCCCCATTTCTCATTCCCAACCTGATTGGGTTTTATCCAAGCAATCTCTATCAAACTTGAATTTTGGGATGCCATAACAGTTTAAGTGACGTGAAAAGGAGAGTGGGATGAGAGATATTGAATGAGTCCAGTGAGCCATTTGATTAATACAAAAGTTTAATTGAGGCTGTTGTGGGGAAAAAAAGTCAAAGAagcattattattatcattactaTTTGCATTTTGTACcatattttatgttttgggtAAAAAAACATTAACCTTTTAAGTGAAGAAAAAAATGGTTAGCCACGGAAGTTTTTGCTTTCAAGAAAAATAGCTGCTAAAAAGAGTTCTGTTGAAACAATGCCTAAATTGTACATCCAACTTTAAGAATTCATTGATCTCAATGAGCTATAGATGTATCTACTCGAATTGTTCGGTTGATTTACAACACCAGAACATTGATCTAGTCCGGAAACAAATGAACCTacatctcttatttattttaattttgagaggTGGTTTTATGTGAGTGTTTTCAGTATTGAGGGTCACATTTATCGTATGGTCCTCATAGATCATATGGATCCTTTTAAGTTTTGGAGATTGCTCATGACAACCTTCTGTGGCCTGCAACAAACGCCTTTTGGTTGGACTGGGGAAGGATAAACGTCTTGATGTCCATCGAGTTGGGggacattctctctctctctccctctcttggTCGTGTATCTGTGACTGGGAGAGATTACACCTAATACGGAAGTTCATCTACAGATCTAGGGCTTTCCATAATGGGCTTTTTCCAGTTGGACCACTTCTCTGTGTCTATTCTCACCTCTTATAGTTTGAGTAAGTGGAGAAAAATTGTAATGGAATGACGCTTTCTGTGCAAGGAGAGTGAGGAGTCATTGGTGCTTCTTCACTGAACTGTGGCTAAAGATTTGGAGCCttgttttcactattttttatgtatagTAGGTTTTGTTGGTTTTAATTATGGATCTTCTGTATTCTTGGGATTGAAGTTGCATCCTGCATAAGCAATGTCAATGGCCAGCTTTGGAAAGCACTCAGTTTTGTGTGACATGGTATTCTAGAGTGTACATAATGATAGACATGTTTTAGGGGGCATTGAGCTCTCTTTGGTTGTCAAGAAAAGAACCATCGTCTTTACCCATTTCTTGTGGATGAGGAAAGAGATCTCTTTTTGTGCATGCACAAGCATGTGTGTTTTTTTGGTtagttttagaattatttaCATGCATGCTGATTTGTAGCTCTTCCTTTGTCTGTTCAGTTGTTTTTCTACAGTTCATCCTTTTTATGGTCCTCCTTTTAATTCCATGattacttgtaaaaaaatgacGAATATTGCTCCACTAAGTACCTTGTCTGAGTTCTCTAAGGAATTTATTCcctaatattttgttttattatgtttttgaaGATTACTTGTTcagtattattattttaatgatgTCTTATAGCCTATGCTGTTTCCAATCTACAGCTTGTGATGGATGTGAAAGAGAAACTTGAAAAAGATCATCATAGTCTTCCTCTGGGAAAAAATGGAAGAGATGATGAAGACATGATCCTCTGGTTCTTGAAGGACCGGAAATTTGCTGTTGAAGATGCTGTCTCAAAACTGGCTAAAGCAATTGTATCCATCTTCTTTGATTTCATGCTTTGAGAATATTAATGACAAAGACTTTTTGTTGCATTATCAATCTTTGTGTAAGAACACCCTTAGTGATTCTGGAGACTGAAAagaatgattgatttttatgaATCTATATTCCAAGTTTCCTACTACCTTATCAGAAATGGCGTCATGAATTTGGTGTGTCAGAATTGTCAGAAGAATCAGTGAGAAGTGTAGCTGAAACTGGAAAAGCCTTTGTGCATGACTTTCTTGATGTCTATGAGAGACCAGTGCTAATTGTGGTGGCATCCAAGCATTTTCCAGCAGTAAGACCATGCCTACTCTTTAGTTCTATGCTATATTATTATCCATTTCGCTGGACCTTCTTCTTTTGTCTGAAAAGCTGAGCTGTCTTTTCCTGGGATTCTTGAAACGATTTTGCTTTAATGCATATTCTTCTAAATAGCTATCAGAAATGCGGATTGATAAGTTTAGATCCAATGCCTTTGATGTCACAGTCT
This window harbors:
- the LOC127789774 gene encoding phosphatidylinositol transfer protein CSR1 isoform X1 — translated: MAVRLSPCVQHHFSLPSTSNRCPGLRRLSVRSSISTPNEFSKLVMDVKEKLEKDHHSLPLGKNGRDDEDMILWFLKDRKFAVEDAVSKLAKAIKWRHEFGVSELSEESVRSVAETGKAFVHDFLDVYERPVLIVVASKHFPAKQNPSENEKLCAFLIEKALSKLPARKEEILGIFDLRGFGTENADIKFLTFLFDVFYNYYPKRLGEVLFVEAPFVFRPIWQLAKPLLKSYASLVRFCSVAEVRKEYFTESTIPTIFRD
- the LOC127789774 gene encoding uncharacterized protein LOC127789774 isoform X2, with the translated sequence MAVRLSPCVQHHFSLPSTSNRCPGLRRLSVRSSISTPNEFSKLVMDVKEKLEKDHHSLPLGKNGRDDEDMILWFLKDRKFAVEDAVSKLAKAIKWRHEFGVSELSEESVRSVAETGKAFVHDFLDVYERPVLIVVASKHFPAFDVFYNYYPKRLGEVLFVEAPFVFRPIWQLAKPLLKSYASLVRFCSVAEVRKEYFTESTIPTIFRD